Proteins encoded by one window of Chondromyces crocatus:
- a CDS encoding Hsp70 family protein: protein MSQRPLYVGIDLGTTNSTAAVFDGDQLTLVRNAQGATLTPSVVRIDGKGAVTVGARARRLLETDPQNTRGEFKRLMGTAQALSFSAAKVTRKPEELSAEVLKSLRSDIAEQLGVAPSRAVISVPALFELPQSAATSEAARLAGFERVELIQEPVASALAAGWSAEEQTGSWLVYDLGGGTFDVSLLETRDGLLRVVGHDGDNFLGGRDFDWAVVDWALGELGRPHGVTLSRSDATLAAGVRKLKLLVEDAKIELTRAREASLSLPELFEVEGKSIDVDLTLDRATLEALCAPIVDRSIEVCRRLLAAHGLAPGQLERVVLVGGPTVMPVVRSRVKEALGAPFGEGLDPMTLVAQGAALYAATAGLEARTEAKEAEAQAAHRLWLQYPAMTSDLMPHVIGRRVDGGNPGAKRGGEKDEGALASIRLVRGDGLWESVEAKLDAEGAFVVSAELLPRRPNVFRLEARSTTGAPVPVHPATITIVQGLTISDPPLSRTIGVALADDSVRVYFERGAPLPAKRTFVHQTVESVAKGSGGHLLKIPVVQGEMELAHQCRVVGTLEIKGEGLKASLPAGSSVELTLELDRGGHLSARALIPAQGLVFEHVAHLLVPDAAVEVLDATLAAMRSRLRALKRDALRREDAHALGKLTYVECALPEVERDVEAARGGDADAGQKARRTLLDLDVTLEEAESEKRWPELTSEAQIALSTASHWIGEHGTKMEQQLLGEAAEAVARARAERNAVELQRQLRLVRNLSNAAFYRHPKAWQWAFEEAASEVDQATDLVRAQGLVLEGRQALERGDMPALRSITEQIWKLLPVDVQKRRLGHDSGVR from the coding sequence ATGTCGCAAAGGCCCCTCTACGTAGGCATCGACCTCGGCACCACGAACTCCACTGCCGCCGTGTTCGACGGGGATCAGCTCACCCTGGTGCGCAACGCGCAGGGCGCGACGCTCACCCCGAGCGTGGTGCGGATCGACGGCAAGGGGGCGGTGACGGTGGGCGCACGCGCCCGGAGGCTCCTGGAGACGGATCCACAAAACACGCGCGGCGAGTTCAAGCGGCTGATGGGGACGGCGCAGGCCCTCTCGTTCTCGGCGGCGAAGGTGACGAGAAAGCCGGAGGAACTCTCCGCCGAGGTGCTGAAGTCCTTGCGGTCGGACATCGCCGAGCAGCTCGGGGTGGCGCCGAGCCGGGCGGTGATCTCGGTGCCGGCGCTGTTCGAGCTGCCGCAGAGCGCGGCAACCTCGGAGGCGGCGCGGCTCGCAGGGTTCGAGCGGGTGGAGCTGATCCAGGAGCCGGTGGCGTCGGCGCTCGCCGCCGGGTGGTCGGCGGAGGAGCAGACGGGGAGCTGGCTGGTCTACGATCTGGGGGGCGGGACGTTCGATGTGTCGCTGCTGGAGACGCGCGATGGTCTGCTGCGGGTGGTGGGGCACGACGGGGACAACTTCCTCGGCGGGCGCGACTTCGACTGGGCCGTCGTGGACTGGGCGCTTGGAGAACTCGGGCGCCCGCACGGGGTGACGTTGAGCCGCTCCGACGCAACGCTCGCGGCCGGGGTGCGCAAGCTGAAGCTGCTCGTGGAGGACGCGAAGATCGAGCTGACGCGTGCGCGGGAGGCGTCGCTGTCGCTGCCGGAGCTGTTCGAGGTGGAGGGGAAGTCGATCGACGTGGACCTGACGCTCGACCGGGCGACGCTGGAGGCGCTGTGCGCGCCGATCGTCGATCGCTCGATCGAGGTGTGCCGGCGGCTGCTCGCGGCGCACGGGCTCGCGCCAGGGCAGCTCGAGCGGGTCGTGCTGGTCGGCGGCCCGACGGTGATGCCCGTCGTGCGGTCGCGCGTGAAGGAGGCGCTCGGCGCGCCGTTCGGCGAGGGGCTCGACCCGATGACGCTGGTGGCGCAAGGGGCGGCGCTCTACGCGGCGACGGCGGGGCTCGAGGCGCGCACCGAGGCGAAGGAGGCCGAGGCGCAAGCGGCGCACCGGCTCTGGCTCCAGTACCCGGCGATGACGAGCGATCTGATGCCGCACGTGATCGGTCGGCGCGTGGACGGTGGAAACCCGGGGGCGAAGCGCGGCGGCGAGAAGGACGAGGGCGCGCTGGCGTCGATCCGGCTCGTGCGCGGCGACGGGCTCTGGGAGAGCGTGGAGGCGAAGCTGGACGCGGAGGGGGCGTTCGTGGTGTCGGCGGAGCTCTTGCCGCGCCGTCCGAACGTGTTCCGGCTGGAGGCGAGGTCGACGACGGGGGCGCCCGTGCCGGTGCACCCGGCGACGATCACCATCGTGCAAGGGCTGACCATCAGCGATCCGCCGCTGTCCCGGACCATCGGCGTGGCGCTCGCGGACGACTCGGTGCGGGTGTACTTCGAGCGCGGGGCGCCGCTGCCGGCGAAGCGGACGTTCGTGCACCAGACGGTGGAGAGCGTGGCCAAGGGGAGCGGGGGTCATCTGCTCAAGATCCCGGTGGTGCAGGGGGAGATGGAGCTGGCGCACCAGTGTCGGGTGGTGGGCACGCTGGAGATCAAGGGCGAGGGGCTGAAGGCAAGCTTGCCGGCGGGGTCTTCGGTGGAGCTGACCCTGGAGCTGGACCGTGGAGGGCACCTGTCGGCGCGGGCGCTGATCCCGGCGCAGGGGCTGGTCTTCGAGCACGTGGCGCACCTGCTCGTGCCCGACGCCGCGGTGGAGGTGCTCGACGCGACGCTCGCGGCGATGCGATCGCGGCTCCGGGCGCTGAAGCGGGACGCCCTGCGGCGGGAGGATGCCCACGCACTCGGCAAGCTGACCTATGTCGAGTGCGCACTGCCCGAGGTGGAGCGGGACGTGGAGGCAGCGCGTGGAGGAGACGCCGACGCAGGGCAGAAGGCGCGACGGACGCTGCTGGATCTGGACGTGACGCTGGAAGAGGCCGAGAGCGAGAAGCGGTGGCCGGAACTCACGTCGGAGGCACAGATCGCACTGTCGACGGCGTCCCACTGGATCGGGGAGCACGGGACGAAGATGGAGCAACAGCTCCTCGGGGAAGCCGCGGAGGCAGTGGCGAGGGCACGGGCGGAGCGCAACGCGGTGGAGCTTCAGCGTCAGCTCCGGCTGGTGCGCAACCTGAGCAACGCGGCGTTCTATCGACACCCGAAGGCATGGCAGTGGGCCTTCGAGGAGGCGGCGTCGGAGGTGGATCAGGCGACGGACCTGGTGCGCGCGCAGGGGCTGGTGCTGGAGGGGCGGCAGGCGCTCGAGCGAGGAGACATGCCGGCGCTGCGCTCCATCACCGAGCAGATCTGGAAGCTGCTGCCAGTGGACGTGCAGAAGCGGCGGCTGGGGCACGACTCGGGGGTGCGCTGA
- a CDS encoding bestrophin family protein, with translation MIVSRTLSARIVLRYTGLPVILHVLFGTSVAAAYKLLGYTWLSVPELPVSVLAAALGVLLAFRNNNAYDRWWEARTLWGGLVNTSRSIARQVLIFLPTQVSGEPGDQDEAIPASRLLQTAAMVEGDDDEEPPGIPSSVYGRSSDGAVRDQVGKALDLLEPSSRRKIRASLELGRAARNEAAAGSMEKVVENGRDLIYAQIGFVHALRCHLRRQDPIPQIENFFRPAVLDALRQEQNVPAAILVWMGTRLRRIYGREASPQDVFRLVAMDGSLTDLTNILGACERIKNTPIPRQYDFLPRAMVRVYLLLVPLSVVSELGWMTAAVTATVAFLFIAMDAIGRDIETPFEDDVSDIPMTSLCRTIEINLRQMLGEAALPAPLQPMKGMLY, from the coding sequence GTGATCGTCAGCCGCACGCTGTCTGCCCGGATCGTCCTTCGGTACACGGGCTTGCCGGTGATCCTGCACGTGCTGTTCGGCACGTCCGTGGCCGCTGCTTACAAGCTGCTCGGGTACACCTGGCTGTCCGTGCCGGAGCTTCCGGTCTCGGTGCTCGCCGCGGCGCTCGGGGTGCTGCTCGCCTTCCGGAACAACAACGCCTACGACCGCTGGTGGGAGGCGCGGACCCTGTGGGGAGGGCTGGTGAACACCTCGCGCTCCATCGCGCGCCAGGTGCTCATCTTCCTGCCCACCCAGGTGAGCGGTGAGCCTGGCGATCAGGACGAGGCGATCCCGGCATCGCGCCTCTTGCAGACGGCGGCGATGGTCGAAGGCGACGACGACGAGGAGCCGCCCGGGATCCCGAGTAGCGTCTACGGCCGATCGAGCGACGGGGCGGTGCGCGATCAGGTGGGCAAGGCGCTGGACCTGCTGGAGCCGAGCAGCCGTCGGAAGATCCGCGCGTCGCTCGAGCTGGGCCGCGCTGCACGGAACGAGGCGGCGGCCGGCTCGATGGAGAAGGTCGTCGAGAACGGCAGGGACCTGATCTACGCGCAGATCGGCTTCGTCCACGCCCTGCGGTGCCATCTGCGGCGCCAGGATCCCATCCCGCAGATCGAGAACTTCTTCCGGCCCGCGGTGCTGGACGCGCTGCGTCAGGAGCAGAACGTGCCCGCCGCGATCCTGGTGTGGATGGGCACGCGGCTGCGACGGATCTACGGGCGCGAGGCGAGCCCCCAGGACGTGTTCCGGCTGGTGGCCATGGACGGGTCGCTCACCGATCTGACGAACATCCTGGGCGCGTGCGAGCGCATCAAGAACACGCCCATCCCGCGGCAATACGACTTCTTGCCGCGGGCGATGGTGCGCGTGTACCTGCTGCTCGTGCCGCTCAGCGTGGTGAGTGAGCTGGGCTGGATGACCGCCGCGGTCACGGCGACGGTGGCGTTCCTCTTCATCGCGATGGACGCCATCGGGCGCGACATCGAGACGCCCTTCGAGGACGACGTGAGCGACATACCGATGACGTCCCTGTGCCGGACGATCGAGATCAACCTGCGTCAGATGCTGGGCGAGGCGGCGCTGCCGGCGCCACTCCAGCCGATGAAGGGGATGCTGTACTGA
- a CDS encoding cytochrome ubiquinol oxidase subunit I: MDLLYARAQMGLSLAFHIIFAAAGIALPLLMVISDLKARRTGDADYAALSRKLAKGTAILFAVGAVSGTVLSFELGLLWPEFMGTYGQVIGLPFALEGTAFFTEAVFLGIYLYGRDRISPGLHLFSGIMVALSGAASAFFVTLVNAFMNHPTGFTPSPDGPVDIDPIAAMFGPSWPHQTVHTLLACYQASAFAMAGIHAWVLLRHPGSTFHRKALSVALPLACVTALLQPVVGDLSAKHVATAQPVKFAALEGLFETRKGAGLSLGGIPDVETATTPYAIEIPKALSVLAFGDPNAEVKGLEEFPRADWPPVAKVHLSFQLMVGTGSVMAVLSAITLFLRFRRKAWPDGRRLLWGWLLCGPLGVVAMEAGWLVTEWGRQPWIIRGVMRTADAVTPVPHLAAPFWTFTLVYAFLGAMVVFLLVRQVSGTLPGRAASEASHGG, from the coding sequence ATGGACCTGCTCTACGCGCGTGCTCAGATGGGCCTGTCCCTCGCCTTCCACATCATCTTCGCGGCTGCGGGGATCGCGCTGCCGCTGCTCATGGTGATCAGCGACCTCAAGGCGCGGAGGACGGGGGATGCCGACTACGCGGCGCTCAGCCGCAAGCTCGCCAAGGGCACGGCCATCCTGTTCGCCGTCGGGGCGGTCAGCGGCACGGTGCTCTCCTTCGAGCTGGGGCTGCTCTGGCCCGAGTTCATGGGCACGTATGGTCAGGTCATCGGGCTGCCATTCGCGCTCGAAGGGACGGCGTTCTTCACCGAGGCCGTCTTTCTCGGCATCTACCTCTACGGCCGCGACCGGATCTCGCCGGGGCTCCACCTGTTCTCCGGGATCATGGTGGCCTTGAGCGGCGCGGCGAGCGCGTTCTTCGTCACCCTGGTGAACGCCTTCATGAACCACCCCACGGGCTTCACCCCGTCGCCGGACGGGCCGGTCGACATCGACCCCATCGCGGCGATGTTCGGCCCGAGCTGGCCTCACCAGACCGTGCACACCTTGCTCGCGTGTTATCAGGCGAGCGCCTTCGCGATGGCCGGCATCCATGCCTGGGTCTTGCTCCGGCACCCCGGGTCGACGTTCCACCGGAAAGCGCTCAGCGTCGCCTTGCCGCTCGCCTGCGTCACCGCGCTCCTCCAGCCCGTCGTCGGTGACCTCTCGGCCAAGCACGTCGCCACGGCGCAGCCGGTGAAGTTCGCGGCGCTCGAGGGCCTGTTCGAGACCCGGAAGGGGGCGGGCCTCAGCCTGGGGGGCATCCCCGACGTGGAGACCGCCACCACGCCGTACGCAATCGAGATTCCCAAGGCGCTCTCGGTGCTGGCGTTCGGCGACCCGAACGCGGAGGTGAAGGGGCTCGAAGAGTTCCCCCGCGCCGACTGGCCCCCCGTCGCCAAGGTGCATCTCTCCTTCCAGCTCATGGTCGGCACGGGCAGCGTCATGGCCGTGCTCTCGGCGATCACCCTGTTCCTGCGCTTCCGGCGCAAGGCGTGGCCCGACGGCCGGCGCCTGCTCTGGGGCTGGCTGCTCTGCGGGCCGCTCGGGGTCGTCGCGATGGAGGCCGGGTGGCTGGTCACCGAGTGGGGCCGGCAGCCCTGGATCATCCGTGGCGTCATGCGCACCGCCGACGCGGTGACGCCGGTGCCTCATCTCGCCGCGCCGTTCTGGACCTTCACCCTCGTCTACGCCTTCCTCGGCGCGATGGTGGTGTTCCTCCTCGTGCGTCAGGTGTCGGGCACCTTGCCGGGC